From the Deinococcus gobiensis I-0 genome, the window TACCTGGGCCAGAGCGGCCCCCTGAGCGGCGAGGACGTGGTGCGCCTGGCCGCCACTCATCCGCAGACGGCGACCTTCGTCGCCCGGCGGCTGCACCGTGCCTTCGTGGCCGACACGCCGGACGAGGGGGCGGTGGCGGGCAGCGCCGAGACCTTCCGGCGCACGGGGGGGGACCTGGGGATGGTCCTCGAAGAACTGCTCTCCAGCGCGGCCTTCTACGGCGCGCGGCAGAGGGTGATCCGGGGGCCGGTCGAGTACGTCGCGGCGGCGCTGCGGACCCTGGGGCAGCCCAGGCTCGACCCCAAGCAGCTCGTGACCCTGACGCAGACGGCCGGGCGCATGGGCCAGCTGCTGCTGCAACCCGACACCGTGAAGGGCTGGGACGGAGGCCGCGAGTGGATCAACGACTCGGCGCTGCTGACCCGCATGAACGTGGCGGCCTCGCTGACGCTGGGCAAGGCCGCGCCGGAGGTCCGCGAGTGGCCCGGTGAACTCGCCCTGCTGGGCAGCGAGCGGACGCTGCTGCGCCCGGCGATGGCGGGATTGAAACCGGCCCAGCGGGCCTACCTCGCCTTCATCAGTCCCGAATTCCAGCTCGCATAAGGACGGTTCCATGACGACACGGCGCGATTTTCTCAAACTCTCCGCCCTCGCGGTGGCGGCCACGACCGGCATGCCGGGCTTTCTGGCGCGCGCGGCCACGCAGGCGACCGGCGACCGGACCCTGGTGGTCATCCAGCTCACGGGCGGCAACGACGGCCTGAACACCCTGGTGCCCTATTCGAACGGCGCCTACTACGCCGCGCGGCCCACCATCGCCGTCCCCAGAAAGGACGTGCTGACCCTGACGCCCGACCTCGGCATGCACCCCAGCCTGCGGCCCCTGGCGGCGCTGTGGGATAAGGGCCAGCTCGCCTGGATCGAGAACGTGGGCTACCCCGACCCCAACCGCTCGCACTTCGCCAGCATGGCGATCTGGCACACCGCCGACCCCGCCCAGGCGCAGGCGGACGGCTGGATCGGGCGCGTGGCCGAGCAGCTCGGGGACCCGTTCTGTGCCAGCAACGTCGGCGGCACCACGCCCCTGGCGCTGCGGGCCGACACCTTCAGCCTGCCGAGCATCGAGTCGGTGGCGAGTTTCGGGGTCAAGCTGCCCGCCGGGCTGGAAGACGCCTTCGGGGCGATGCTGGCCGCCCCCCGCAGCGGCGAGGCCGATTACCTGGGCCGCGCCACCCGCCAGATGCTCAAGAACACCGCCCGCGTGCAGAAGAACGCCAAGAAGTACCGCGAGGGGGCGAGCTACCCCGAGGGCCGCTTCGCCGCGCAGCTGCGCGACGCCGCCCGCCTGATCGCCGCCGGGGTGGGCCAGCGCATCCTGTACGTGTCGCACGGCAACTACGACACCCACGCCGGGCAGCGCGGCGAGCAGGACGGCCTGCTGGGCGACCTGGCCGCCGGACTGGCCGCCTTTTACGCCGACCTGGAGGCGCAGGGGCTGGCGCAGAAGGTGATCGTGATGGGCTTTTCGGAGTTCGGGCGGCGGGTGGCCGAGAACGCCAGCGCGGGCACCGACCACGGCCAGGGCAGCGTGATGTTCGCGCTGGGACACGGCGTGAAGGGCGGTGTCCACGGCGACAGCCCGGATCTGGAGAACCTGTCGCTGGGCGACATCAAGTACAAGCAGGACTTCCGGGGTGTATATGCCGGGGCGCTGGGCGGCTGGCTGGGCCTCGACGCCCGTAGCGTGCTGGGCGGCGAATTCAAGGGACCGCAGTGGCTGGCCTGAAGGGGGCTGGCGTGAGGGGGGCTGGCCTGAAGGGCGGGCGGCTCGCCGGGGCGCTGCTCGCCGCCTCGGTCGCCCTGTCGGTGCCGGCCGCGCTGGCGCTGCCGCAGTACCGCACGGCCGCCATCCGGCAGTTCCACTACGACGAGGGCAACCCGCTGTGGGAGTACGACCGCCGGGTCATGGCCTGCACCTTCTGCCACGTCAAGGCCTCGGGGGGCGCGCCCTGGAACCCGTTCGGCGAGGAGATCCGCGCGGCGTTCCGGGCCGACGCGCAGGCGGGGGGCCGGGCAAAGTTTCCGGCGGTGCTGGGTGGGGTGCTGGCTGCCGGGAAGGACGCCGACGGCGACGGTTACAGCGACGCGCTGGAGGTCTGGGCCAGGACCCTGCCCGGCGACCCCCAGAGCCGCCCCGACCGACCGGTGGCCGAGGTGCAGGCAGCCTTCGGGGCAGCAGGGGGGACAGCCCTGTACCTGCCTGGGGGCGGGAAGTAGACCGGGTCTCTCTAAAACCCCCTTTACCCCCGTCTCGCCTGCGGGGCGGGCGGCGGGCGCACCCTGGGCGCATGAGCGACGATCCGAAGAAGGGCTACGACCCGGCCAACACCTCGCCCGCCGAGGGCCAGAGCCGCCCGATTCCCGAGGAGGACCGGGGCAAGGCGCCCAACGCGGACCCCGCCGCCAAGGACGAGCCGGCCGAGGGGGGCCGCGACGAGGTCGAGGGCAGCAGCACCCCCGGCGCGTGACCCCCCGCCTCTTCGGCGAGGCCGATCTGAACGCGGCCCGCCCCGCCGAGGAGCGGGCCGAACTGCTGGTCTGGATGAAAGACCGGCTGCGCGAGGAATACGGCGAGCGGCCCCTCGACTCGCGGCGCGACCCCATGCACGAGCTGATCTCGACGATCCTCTCGCAGCGCACCACCCACGCCGACGAGGAAGCCGCGTACCACGAGCTACGCGAACTGGGCGACTGGGCGGACATCATCGCCGCGCCGACCGAGGTGGTGGCCCATGCCATCCGCCGCAGCAATTACCCCGAAAGCAAGGCCCCGCGCATTCAGGAAACCCTGCGCCGCATCCGGGACGCGCCGGGGGGCTACGACCTCGATTTCCTGCGCGACCTGCCGGTGAAGGACGCCCTGAAGTGGCTCACCGACCTGCCGGGGGTGGGGGTCAAGACGGCCTCGCTCGTGCTGCTATTCAATTATCACCGGCCCGTGTTTCCGGTGGATACGCACGTGTTCCGCATCAATATCCGCGTGGGTACCATCCCGCAGATGACCGAGCAGGCGGCGCACCGCGCGCTGCTGGCCCTGCTGCCACCCGACCCGCCTTTCCTGTACGAACTGCACGTCAACTTGCTGTCGCACGGCCGGCAGGTCTGCACCTGGACGGCCCCGAAGTGCGGCGAGTGCTTTATCCGCGAGAGGTGCGACGCCTACAAGATGTACGGCGGCCGCGTGCCCAGCTTCAGCGAGAAGAAAAAGAAATGATCCGCCGGACATGCTGGCAGTGGCCCAGCATGCCCAGGTCGGGGCGCGGCACGAAGGTCCCGTTCCAAATGCCGGGCAGCAGCCGCGTTATCTCGGCGGGGTCGTCTGCCTGGCGGTGAGGGAGCGGTCATGTGGGCTGGGCGACGTGTTCTGCACCAAACCGCTGCGGATGCCGGAACCTGAGGTCCGCGAGCGTATGGCTCGCGGCCTCCAACTCGAAGGTCCCAACAAGCAGTTCAGTGGCCGAGCTGTCGGAAAGTGAGGTCGTCAGCGGGCATACATCGCGCAGTGGCGGCACCAGGCCCGCGCTCGGCTGTCCCGGAAGGCCAGTGCCCCGGCGGTAGTGACAGTTCCCGAAATGTAGCGGCGTAGCCCGGTCGGTCCGGTTCAGCGCGTGATAGGCCGGGGGCATTTCCCACGCCGCTTCCGGCACGGTGATGGCCCGCGCCAGGGCAGGCTCAGCCGCGTTCACGTTCGCGCAGCACGAGCTGAACCAGTCCCAGCAGCACGAGCTCGTCGTCGCCGGGGGTAGTCGGCCGCAGCTCCTCGACCGTGAAGCGGCGTGAGAGGAGGCTGCGTTTCTTGTGCACGCGGTAGGCGGGGGCTCCGGCCGGGTCCAGCACCGTGTACGTCGGGTTGACCAGATAGTCGAAGCCCATCGCCACGAGGTCCCCGACGAAGGGCACGGCCCCGATACCCGCCTCGACGAGCGACATCCAGGGCTGGTCGTCGCGGATGGTGAAGCGCGTCTGCCCCCCCGGCCCCAGCAGGTCGTAGCCGGCCGCCCATAGCGTGCGCATCCCCTGCGCCTGGAGCGACCCGACCTCGGTGCCGTCCGCCCGCACGATGACCCGGCGCGCCCGCCAGTCGAGCATCCCGGCCATCAGGCCCTGGGCGCGCATGCCGTGCGTCTGCACCTGCCGCGACTCGTCGGTGTAGACGCGCACCTCGTCGCGGATGCTGAAGGTCTTCTCCTTGACGAAGGCGAGCAGCCGCCCCGAGGCGTCGGTGACGCGCAGTTCGGTGAACAGGCTGAACCGGAATTCGATGGAGAGCGGAAACTGGGGGTTCACGTCTCCGGGTATGCGTCGGCGGGGCGCGGGGTTCCCGGGCTTCCGCCTGTTCCCACTTCCCGCCCCCTCACCCTTACCCCACGTCGAAGCGTGCGCCCGGCCCCACGCCCGCCGCCGCCGCCCACGCGCTGGCCGGCTGGGCCTTGCGGGCTTCGGGCTGCACGGTGGCGACCTTCACCGCACCCGCGCCGCAGGCGACGGTCACGCCGGAGTCGTCCACGGCCAGCACCTCGCCGGGCTGGCCCTCGCCCATCGCCGCGCTCAGACCGCCGAGCTTGAGGCGCGCGCCGCCTAGGAAGGCGGTCGTCTGCGGCCACGCGGCCACGCCCCGGTAACGGTTCACGATCGCCGAGGCGGGCTCGGCCCAGCGCACGAAGCCGTCCTCCTTGACCAACATGGGGGCGTGGGTGGCCTGGGCCTCGTCCTGGGGCCGGGGTTTCAGCGTGCCGAGCTGCGAGAGGGCCGACACGATGAGGCGCGCCGCCTGCCCCGACAGCGCGTCCGACAGCTCCAGGCTGGTCCATTCGGGGGCGATAGACAGTTCCTCTTGCAGCAGCACCGGCCCCGTGTCCATGCCGGGGTCGGTCTGCATGATGGTCGTGCCCGTGACCGTCTCGCCCCGGATCAGCGCCCACTGGATCGGCGCGGCGCCCCGGTAGCGCGGCAGCAGGCTGGTGTGCGTGTTCAGGAATCCGTAGCGCGGCACGGCCAGCAGCGCGGCGGGCAGGATCTTGCCATAGGCGCAGGTGACGGCCACGTCCGCCCCCGACCCCCGCAGCGTCGCCTCAAAGTCGGTGTTGCCGCGCAGCCGCGTGGGCTGGGCCAGCGGCAGCCCCAGCTCGGCGGCGCGGGCAGCCACGGGCGGCGGCGTCAGCTTCAGGCCGCGCCCCACCGGCTTGTCGGGCTGCGCGACGACCAGCACGACCTCGAACTGCGTGCGGATCGCCTCCAGCACCGGCAGGGCGAAGGCGGGCGAGCCGAAGAAGGCGACCTTGGGACGGGTCAAAGACGTTCCTTGAGGTGCTGCTCTTTTTCCCAGCTGCTCAGGTTCGCCAGGAAATTCTTCGAGTGCTGCTGGATCTTCAGGAGCTCCTTGCGGTGATCGTCGGTCACTTCGGCGGGCAGGCGGTCGAGGAACAGCACGCCGTCGAGGTGGTCGATCTCGTGCTGGAACACGCGGGCGAGGTAGTCCTCGGCCTCTATGGTCCGCTCCTGACCGTCCAGGTCGGTGTAGCGCACCGCGATCTGCCGGGCGCGCGGCACACCTTCCTCGTAGATGCCGGGGATGCTCAGGCAGCCTTCCTGGTAGGACTTGTCCTTCTTCTTGTTCAGGACGGCGATCACGGGGTTGATCATCACGAAGTCGCGCAGCACGCGGGACTTCAGCGGCGTGTCGTCGTCGCCCCCCTCTTCCTCGTCGTCCTCGTACTCGACCGCCACGAACAGGCGCACGCCCAGCCCGATCTGCGGCGCGGCCAGCCCAACGCCGCGCTGCTCGAACATGGTCTCCATCATGGTGTCGGCCACCTCGCGCACCGTCTGTGGCCCGAAGCCGGGAACGGTCAGGGTGTCGGTCGCCGTGAGGGGCCGGGCCTTGCGCCGCAGCACCGGGTCGCCGTACAGGCGCATGGGGTAGATGCGGGGTTTCTCGCCGAAGCGGGACGGGCCAGGGGCCGGGGAGGCAGGGGAAACGTCGGACGCGCTCACAATGCCCCCAGTTTAAGCGTTGTGGCCTAAAGGGTCGGTGGCGCCGTTCGCCTTCGCCCTGCACGCCTGCACTGGCCCCTACACTGGCCGCATGACAGTCCTGCGCGTCGCGGCGGCCGCCTACCCCATCTCCTTTTTCCAGACCTGGGCCGAGTACGAGGCCAAGCTCGCGGCCTGGGTCGCGCGGGCGGCCTCGGGGGGCGCGCGGCTGCTGGTGTTCCCCGAGTACGCCGCGCTGGAACTCATCAGCCTGCTGTCCGCAGACCTGCACCACGACATCCTGGGAATGCGCCCGGCGTTGCAGGCCTTCCTGCCCGACTTCCTGGCCCTGCATGCCCGGCTGGCGCGCGAGCACGGCGTGGGCATCGTGGCGGGCAGTTACCCGGTCGCGCACGGCGGGGGCTTCGTGAACCGCGCCTATGTGTTCGGGCCGGACGGCGAACACGCCTGGCAGGACAAGCTCCTGATGACCCGGTTCGAGGCCGAGGAGTGGGACATCGTGCCGGGCGAGGGTGTGCGGGTGTTCGAGCTGGAGGGCCTGCGCTTCGGCGTGGCGATCTGCTACGACTCGGAGTTTCCGGGGCTGGCCCGCCAGATCGCGGAGGCGGGGGCCGAGCTGCTCGTTGTGCCGTCCTTCACGGGGTCGCGCCGGGGCTACACGCGGGTGCGGGTGGGCAGCATGGCGCGCGCGCTGGAAGGGCAGGTGTACGCCCTGCACGCCCCGCTGATCGCCGACGCCGCCTGGAGCTACGCTGTCGAGGACGCGGTGGGCCAGAGTGCCCTGTACGCCCCCGCCGATGACGGCCTGCCCGAGGACGGCGTGGTCGCGCAGGGCGAGTGGAACGCCGAGGGCTGGCTCGTCCACGACCTCGACTTTGCTCTGACGCGGCATGTGCGGGCGCAGGGCCACGTCCTGAACTGGCGCGACCGGGTGGCGGCGCAGGAGCGGCCCGGCGCGGCCGAACTCGTCCGGCTGGGAGAGGGCGTCCGTGGTTGAGGTACGCCGTCTGGGGGCCGCCGACGCCCCGGCCTACCGCGAGGTCCGGCTGGCGGCGCTGCGGGCCGATCCGGCCGCCTTCATCACCACGGCCGAGGAATACGCCGCGCAGCCGCCCGAGACGGTCGCCGCCCGCCTGACCGGCGAGGACAGCGCGACCTTCGGGGCCTTCGTGGACGGCGAACTCGTCGGTATCCTGACCGTCGCGCGCGAGACGCGGGAGCGGCTGCTGCACCGCGCGAACGTCTTCGGGGTGGCCGTGCTGCCGGCGGCGCGGGGGCAGGGCTGCGGGGACGCGCTGCTGCGGGCCGGGATCGCCTGCGTAGGGGGCTGGGCGGGCGTCACGGCGCTGCACCTGGGAGTCACGGCATCGCAGGTGGCGGCGCGGCGGCTGTACGAGCGCCGTGGGTTCGTGGCGTGGGGGGTTCAGCCGGACGCGGTGCGGGTGGACGGGGTCACGCTGGCGGAGGTGCATATGGTGCGGGAGATGGGGGCGGCTACGTAGGGTTGCGTTTCCCTCCCCCCCAGCCCCCCTCCCGCCGGGAGGGGGGAGCTTTTTCGCTGCGCTCGGCAAAGAGTCGTTCCGGGCGTTGGCGGGGCTGCACGGTCCTGCCGCGTGACGGCTCAGGTCGGGGCCAGCCCTAGCCCGGTTGGAATGGCCCGCGCGCTGCGCGCACGACGGCCTTCGGGGGACTTGGGCGGTGGCGTGATTGGGTGGCCTCTACAAGCCACAGGCCACGCGTCACAAGCTCCCCTCACCTCACTCCAGCGCGCCTACCCCGGTCAGGTGGCGGCCCACGATCAGGGTGTGGATGTCGTGGGTGCCCTCGTAGGTGTCCACAGTCTCCAGGTTGAGCATGTGGCGGATGACCGGGTATTCGGTCGTGATGCCGTTGCCGCCCAGCATCTCGCGGGCCAGCCGGGCGCCTTGCAGGGCCACGCGCACGTTGTTGCGTTTGGCGTAGCTCACCTGGGCGAAGTTCATGCGGCCCGCGTCCTTCAGGGTGCCCAGGCGCCACGCGAGCAGCAGGCCGGTCGAGTGGTCGGTCGCCATCCGCACGAGTTTGTCCTGCACGAGCTGGCGCCCGGCGATGGGTTTGCCGAAGGTCGTGCGGCTGCCCGCATAGTCCAGGGCGGTCTGCAACACGGCCTCCAGCGCCCCCATCGCGCCCCAGGCGATCCCGAAGCGGGCCGAGGTCAGGCAAGACAGCGGCGATTTGAGGCCCTGGCTACCGGGCAGCAGGTTCTCGGCCGGAATGCGGCAGTCCTCCAGCACGATCTCGCCGGTCAGCGAGGCGCGCAGGCTCATCTTGCGCTCGATCTTGGGGGCGTGGAAGCCGGGGGTGTCGGTCGGCACGGTAAAGCCCCGGACCACGCCCTCGTCGTCCTTGGCCCACACGACCGCCACGTCGGCGGCGGGGCTGTTGGTGATCCACATCTTGCTGCCGTTCAGGACGTAGTGGTCGCCGTCCCTGCGGGCGCGGGTACGCATCGCGCCGGGGTCCGAGCCGCCGTCGGGCTCGGTCAGGCCGAAGCAGCCGATGAGTTCGCCCGAAGCGAGGCCCGGCAGCCAGCGCCGCTTCTGCTCCTCGCTGCCGTAGGTGTGGATCGGGAACATCACGAGGCTGCCCTGCACGCTCGCCGCGCTGCGCAGGCCGCTGTCCACGCGCTCCAGCTCGTACATCATCGCCCCGTAGGCGCTGTAGCTCGCGCCCGCGCCGCCGTACTCCTCGGGGATGGTCGGGCCGAGCAGGCCCATCTCGCCGAAACTGCGCATCACGTCCCGCACCGGCAGCTCGCCGCCGTCCCACCATCCGGCGATGTGGGGCAGCAGTTCGGCGTCGGCGTAGGCGCGCACGCTCTCGCGGATGAGGCGCTCGTCGGGGGTCAGCAGCTCGGCAACGGCAAATTCGTCGAACATTCGGGCAGGTCTCCTTTGGGCTGTGATGTGGGCCTACCTTATCCCGTGCTCTCCTCCCCCGTCGGCTCCTGGCCCCCAATGCCGTACACCCGCCGGGCGTTCCCGTCGGTCACGCGCTCCAGTTCGGCCGCGTCCAGGCCGCGCAGGCCCGCCACGAATTCCAGCGTGTAGCGGACGTAGCCGGGACGGTTGGGCCGGCCGCGTTTGGGCACCGGGGCCAGGAAGGGCGCGTCGGTCTCGACCAGCAGCCGGTTCAGGGGCACCTCGCGCGCCGCCGCCTGGATGGGCTGGGCGGTCTTGTAGGTCGTGTTGCCCGCGAAACCGAAGTACGCGCCGCGCTCCAGCCCGAAGCGCAGCAGCCCCGCGTGCCCGCTGAAGCAGTGCAGGATGACCGGCACGTCCGGCCACCCGGCGAGCACGTCCATCACGCCCCGGTGGGCGCTGTCCTGGTCCGCCTTGTCGCGCGTGTGGATGACGAGCGCCTTGCCGCTGCGCCGCGCGAGGTCCAGTTGCCACTCGAAGGCGGCGAGCTGCTGCGGGCGCAGCCCGTCGTCCCAGTAGTCGTCCAGCCCGCTTTCCCCGATGCCGACCACGCGGGGGTGCCCGGCCAGCCGCTCGATCTCCGTGCGCGCTTCGGGCGAGTCCTGCCCGGCGTCGGTGGGGTGCAGGCCCACGGTCGCCCACACGTCGGGAAACTGCTCGGCCAGGGCCACGGCGTTGCGGGCGTGTTCCAGGTTCGCGCCGATGCACACCAGGGCGTTCAGGCCCAGTTCGTGCCGGGCCGAGGCCGGATCGTCGAGGTAGTCGAGGTGGGTATGCGAGTCGAACATAGGGTGCAGCCTAGAGGCTCGGGCCGGGGGGAGCCGCGAGAGGTCCGGTTCCGGTCAGCGCCGCCCCATCACTCTCATGAGAGGGGGGCGCTAGAGTGCGCGCGTGCAGAAAGCCGGTCCCCTCGCCCTGGTGGCGCTGTTCGTGTTCGCGCTCGCGTTCGCCTTCGTGCCGACCGGGCCGCGCGGCGAGGCGGCGCAGGTCGGCGCGCAGCTTCAGGGGGTGCGCCTGGCGCTGTACCCGGCGCGCGACGAGGGCGCGGTGTGGACCTTCGCGGCCGGGGAGGTCCGCAGCGACCCCCTGACCAACGTCACGCAGCTCACGCAGCTGTCGCGGGGCGAGCGGCTTGTGCGCGGGCGGGACGCGGCCGGGCACTACACCGGCCGCCAGACCCTCGACGCGACCCTCAGCACGCCCGAACTGACCATCGACGCCCAGGACGACCTCCTCACCCCCCGCGCCCGCATCACGCTGGTCCGCGAGTGCGCCGACCTGACCCTGACCGGCACGGCCGGGCGGCCCGTACGGATCGAGCAGGGCACCGGCTTCAGTGCGCCCGCCGCCGTCATCGACTCCCCGAACCTCAACGGCCGCATCAACGACCTCCAGATGTCCTTCCAGTTCGACCTGCTGCACACCAGCGAGGACTCGAACTACCAGCTCGCCATCGACCCGACCGAAACCTGCCGGGACGGCAAGCGCGTGCCGATCTGACCGGCCGGCCCCCGCCTCCCATCTTTCCCACGGCCAGTCCTCATCCGGCCGGCCCACACTGAACCGGAGACCCCATGAAGACCCCGACCACCCTGCCCGCCCGCGCGCTGCTGCTCGCTGCCCTGACCGCCACCACCGTTCTCGCGCAGACCGGCAGCGGCGCCGACAAGCGCGTCATCAACATTCAGGGGGCCTCGACCGGCAACCTGCGCACCGGTCCCCTGAATTTCACCGGCAGCCCGGTCAAGGCGACGGTCAGCACCCTCCAGATCCAGGCGGCGCAGGCGACCCTGGCGGCCCCGGCGGGTACGCCCATCATCGAGGCGCGTGGCAAGCGCACGGCCAACTTCAGCGGCAACATCAACGTGACGCGCGGCCGCCTGAGCGCCAAGGGCGACAAGCTCGCCTACAGCGAGGTCAGCGGCCAGGGCGTGCTGAGCGGCGGCGCGGCGGCGACCTTCCAGCCCGACGGCAGCTCGGGTAACGACCCCGTGAACATCACCGCCACGCAGATGAGCCTGGACGTGGACAACAACGTCTCGACGAGCACCGGCGGCGTGCGCCTGACCAACGGGACCCAGACCGGCCGCGCCGACAAGCTGGTCTTCGACGAGGACAAGGAACTCGCGCAGCTCACCGGCACGCCCAGCCTGACGCGCGCCGCCAAGGGCAACCAGAAGGAACTCGTCATCTCGGGCACCGAGGTCCGCGCCCTGACCAAGAGCAAGACGCTGTACGTCAGGGGCGGCGTGAAGCTCGTGCAGGGCAGCCAGACCACCACCGGGGACGCGGTGTACTACGACGACGCCAAGAACGTGGCCTACGTGGTCGGCAACGCGGTCAGCGTGGACAGCAAGAGCAAGGTGACGCTGCGCGCGCCGGCGAGCGGCTACCTCGAACAGCGTACCGACCTCGCCCGCGTGACCCCCAAGAACAGCCGCTACACCATCCCCGTCGCCCAGTTCGCGCTGCGCGGCGAGCAGTAGGCTTCCGGAGACCGC encodes:
- a CDS encoding DUF1501 domain-containing protein, with translation MTTRRDFLKLSALAVAATTGMPGFLARAATQATGDRTLVVIQLTGGNDGLNTLVPYSNGAYYAARPTIAVPRKDVLTLTPDLGMHPSLRPLAALWDKGQLAWIENVGYPDPNRSHFASMAIWHTADPAQAQADGWIGRVAEQLGDPFCASNVGGTTPLALRADTFSLPSIESVASFGVKLPAGLEDAFGAMLAAPRSGEADYLGRATRQMLKNTARVQKNAKKYREGASYPEGRFAAQLRDAARLIAAGVGQRILYVSHGNYDTHAGQRGEQDGLLGDLAAGLAAFYADLEAQGLAQKVIVMGFSEFGRRVAENASAGTDHGQGSVMFALGHGVKGGVHGDSPDLENLSLGDIKYKQDFRGVYAGALGGWLGLDARSVLGGEFKGPQWLA
- a CDS encoding endonuclease III domain-containing protein, which translates into the protein MKDRLREEYGERPLDSRRDPMHELISTILSQRTTHADEEAAYHELRELGDWADIIAAPTEVVAHAIRRSNYPESKAPRIQETLRRIRDAPGGYDLDFLRDLPVKDALKWLTDLPGVGVKTASLVLLFNYHRPVFPVDTHVFRINIRVGTIPQMTEQAAHRALLALLPPDPPFLYELHVNLLSHGRQVCTWTAPKCGECFIRERCDAYKMYGGRVPSFSEKKKK
- the fmt gene encoding methionyl-tRNA formyltransferase, whose product is MTRPKVAFFGSPAFALPVLEAIRTQFEVVLVVAQPDKPVGRGLKLTPPPVAARAAELGLPLAQPTRLRGNTDFEATLRGSGADVAVTCAYGKILPAALLAVPRYGFLNTHTSLLPRYRGAAPIQWALIRGETVTGTTIMQTDPGMDTGPVLLQEELSIAPEWTSLELSDALSGQAARLIVSALSQLGTLKPRPQDEAQATHAPMLVKEDGFVRWAEPASAIVNRYRGVAAWPQTTAFLGGARLKLGGLSAAMGEGQPGEVLAVDDSGVTVACGAGAVKVATVQPEARKAQPASAWAAAAGVGPGARFDVG
- the def gene encoding peptide deformylase, with amino-acid sequence MRLYGDPVLRRKARPLTATDTLTVPGFGPQTVREVADTMMETMFEQRGVGLAAPQIGLGVRLFVAVEYEDDEEEGGDDDTPLKSRVLRDFVMINPVIAVLNKKKDKSYQEGCLSIPGIYEEGVPRARQIAVRYTDLDGQERTIEAEDYLARVFQHEIDHLDGVLFLDRLPAEVTDDHRKELLKIQQHSKNFLANLSSWEKEQHLKERL
- a CDS encoding carbon-nitrogen hydrolase family protein, translating into MTVLRVAAAAYPISFFQTWAEYEAKLAAWVARAASGGARLLVFPEYAALELISLLSADLHHDILGMRPALQAFLPDFLALHARLAREHGVGIVAGSYPVAHGGGFVNRAYVFGPDGEHAWQDKLLMTRFEAEEWDIVPGEGVRVFELEGLRFGVAICYDSEFPGLARQIAEAGAELLVVPSFTGSRRGYTRVRVGSMARALEGQVYALHAPLIADAAWSYAVEDAVGQSALYAPADDGLPEDGVVAQGEWNAEGWLVHDLDFALTRHVRAQGHVLNWRDRVAAQERPGAAELVRLGEGVRG
- a CDS encoding GNAT family N-acetyltransferase — translated: MVEVRRLGAADAPAYREVRLAALRADPAAFITTAEEYAAQPPETVAARLTGEDSATFGAFVDGELVGILTVARETRERLLHRANVFGVAVLPAARGQGCGDALLRAGIACVGGWAGVTALHLGVTASQVAARRLYERRGFVAWGVQPDAVRVDGVTLAEVHMVREMGAAT
- a CDS encoding acyl-CoA dehydrogenase family protein; the protein is MFDEFAVAELLTPDERLIRESVRAYADAELLPHIAGWWDGGELPVRDVMRSFGEMGLLGPTIPEEYGGAGASYSAYGAMMYELERVDSGLRSAASVQGSLVMFPIHTYGSEEQKRRWLPGLASGELIGCFGLTEPDGGSDPGAMRTRARRDGDHYVLNGSKMWITNSPAADVAVVWAKDDEGVVRGFTVPTDTPGFHAPKIERKMSLRASLTGEIVLEDCRIPAENLLPGSQGLKSPLSCLTSARFGIAWGAMGALEAVLQTALDYAGSRTTFGKPIAGRQLVQDKLVRMATDHSTGLLLAWRLGTLKDAGRMNFAQVSYAKRNNVRVALQGARLAREMLGGNGITTEYPVIRHMLNLETVDTYEGTHDIHTLIVGRHLTGVGALE
- a CDS encoding TatD family hydrolase, coding for MFDSHTHLDYLDDPASARHELGLNALVCIGANLEHARNAVALAEQFPDVWATVGLHPTDAGQDSPEARTEIERLAGHPRVVGIGESGLDDYWDDGLRPQQLAAFEWQLDLARRSGKALVIHTRDKADQDSAHRGVMDVLAGWPDVPVILHCFSGHAGLLRFGLERGAYFGFAGNTTYKTAQPIQAAAREVPLNRLLVETDAPFLAPVPKRGRPNRPGYVRYTLEFVAGLRGLDAAELERVTDGNARRVYGIGGQEPTGEESTG
- a CDS encoding LptA/OstA family protein; its protein translation is MKTPTTLPARALLLAALTATTVLAQTGSGADKRVINIQGASTGNLRTGPLNFTGSPVKATVSTLQIQAAQATLAAPAGTPIIEARGKRTANFSGNINVTRGRLSAKGDKLAYSEVSGQGVLSGGAAATFQPDGSSGNDPVNITATQMSLDVDNNVSTSTGGVRLTNGTQTGRADKLVFDEDKELAQLTGTPSLTRAAKGNQKELVISGTEVRALTKSKTLYVRGGVKLVQGSQTTTGDAVYYDDAKNVAYVVGNAVSVDSKSKVTLRAPASGYLEQRTDLARVTPKNSRYTIPVAQFALRGEQ